One genomic window of Solea solea chromosome 12, fSolSol10.1, whole genome shotgun sequence includes the following:
- the fbxl9 gene encoding uncharacterized protein fbxl9, translating into MGDIHLEEVKDTPELPVEIIVYILSFLHASDRKEASLVCHSWYDASQDLRFQRNVMFCFPASASSLELVRGLSRRSRCSLIISQLDGFSMSKSLLLEVGLCLGSKLESLALPGSSITEASLLTLLPCLTSLRRLDLRGLDSLFMSGAFLSREEHRQQVRSALCGLEELDLSDLRYLSDLTFNRLTSCTPRLRRLSLAGCHIAFEFDPYRGRPVGAVEASSALLSLRNLKRLVTEQKSTLVALDLSRTSITPESLRTIAQIQGLVLDELRLHGCKELTNYSVEALVKHQPNLRRLDISACTELTSRSVEAIAQSLKSLTHLSLSRDWRITEKGLADLLSVSSLKSLDLSECLDIGGAEMVKGLAGPGPTRAQLETLSLKSCTYIRDLALFSLAQFLSNTLCELDLTSCLNLTDLSVCAIATYLQRLVVLRLGWCKEVTDWGLLGMVERTKCELDNKKEDKGPKFTRTFGNMGFFNPPRLPFEDRPKLVTQSDLEQLKQQAGASLLALNRLQELDLSACSKLTDSSITQVVRHPDLHRLSLSMLPEITDDSLVLVACHCRSITSLNLSHCPHISDHGVTQAAPHLRRLQHLNLSCCNKITDRSLFYLVQHCKRLRTLDISKCKNISMTAVDLLQSQLPFLENVYCRLIGGFDPTFII; encoded by the exons ATGGGCGACATTCATTTAGAGGAGGTGAAGGACACACCTGAGCTCCCAGTGGAG ATCATAGTTTACATCCTGAGCTTCCTTCACGCCTCAGACAGGAAGGAAGCCTCGCTGGTTTGCCACAGCTGGTACGATGCCAGTCAGGACCTGCGCTTCCAG AGGAACGTCATGTTCTGTTTTCCCGCCTCAGCCTCATCCCTGGAGCTAGTGAGGGGTCTGAGCAGAAGGTCCCGCTGCAGTCTGATTATCAGCCAGCTGGATGGCTTCAGCATGTCCAAATCACTGCTGCTGGAG GTGGGTCTGTGTCTGGGCTCCAAACTGGAGAGCTTGGCTCTGCCTGGCAGCAGTATCACAGAGGCGTCTCTGCTCACCCTCCTCCCTTGCCTCACCTCCCTCCGCAGGCTGGACCTCAGGGGCCTGGACAGCCTCTTCATGTCTGGAGCCTTTCTGTCCAGGGAGGAGCACCGGCAGCAG GTGAGGTCAGCTCTCTGTGGTCTGGAGGAGCTGGACTTGTCCGATCTGCGCTACCTCTCCGACCTCACCTTCAACCGGCTCACCAGCTGCACGCCGCGCCTGCGCCGGCTCTCGCTGGCCGGCTGCCACATCGCGTTCGAGTTCGATCCGTATCGGGGGCGTCCGGTGGGAGCCGTCGAGGCTTCGTCCGCGCTGCTGTCGCTGAGGAATTTGAAGAGGCTGGTGACGGAGCAGAAGTCCACCCTTGTAGCTCTGGACCTCAGCAGAACCTCCATCACCCCCGAGTCGTTACGCACTATTGCACAG ATTCAGGGTTTGGTCTTGGATGAGCTGCGTCTCCATGGTTGTAAGGAGCTGACCAACTATTCAGTCGAGGCTCTGGTGAAGCACCAGCCGAACCTTCGCAGACTGGACATCAGTGCCTGCACTGAGCTGACCAGCAGGTCTGTAGAGGCTATAGCACAGAGCCTGAAGTCACTAACGCACCTGTCCTTGTCCCGCGACTGGAGGATCACTGAAAAAG GCCTCGCTGACTTGCTGTctgtgtcgtcactgaagagccTGGATCTGTCCGAGTGTCTGGACATCGGCGGAGCAGAGATGGTGAAAGGTTTGGCGGGACCTGGTCCAACGAGAGCACAGCTGGAGACGCTCAGCCTCAAGAGCTGCACCTACATCAGG gATCTTGCCCTTTTCTCTCTCGCCCAGTTTCTTAGCAACACCCTCTGTGAGCTGGACCTGACCTCATGCTTAAACCTGACGGATCTGTCGGTGTGCGCTATCGCCACCTACCTGCAAAGGCTGGTAGTGCTGCGGCTCGGCTGGTGCAAAGAAGTGACAGACTGGGGTTTACTGGGGATGGTGGAGAGAACCAAGTGTGAGCTTGACAACAAGAAG GAAGACAAAGGTCCCAAGTTCACGCGGACATTTGGCAACATGGGCTTCTTCAATCCTCCTCGTTTGCCCTTTGAGGATCGACCCAAGCTGGTGACGCAGAGTGACCTGGAGCAGTTGAAACAGCAGGCTGGAGCCTCACTTCTCGCGCTCAACAGGCTGCAGGAGCTGGACCTCAGTGCCTGCTCCAAACTCACCGACAGCAGCATCACACAG GTGGTGCGTCACCCAGACCTCcaccgtctgtctctctccatgcTGCCCGAGATCACAGACGACAGCTTGGTGCTGGTGGCCTGCCACTGCCGCAGCATCACCAGCCTGAATCTGAGCCACTGCCCGCACATCAGCGACCATGGAGTAACGCAGGCGGCTCCACACCTCCGCAGACTCCAGCATCTCAACCTCTCCTGTTGTAATAAGATCACGGacag ATCCTTGTTTTACCTGGTGCAGCACTGCAAGCGCCTGAGAACACTGGACATCTCCAAGTGCAAGAACATCTCCATGACGGCGGTGGACCTCCTGCAGTCACAGCTGCCATTCCTGGAGAATGTCTACTGTAGATTAATAGGTGGGTTTGACCCCACTTTCATAATCTGA